In Nocardia asteroides, the following proteins share a genomic window:
- a CDS encoding RNA degradosome polyphosphate kinase has protein sequence MIENVSDTETIKQQSPLSPPPAAAVATGGDPVAQRLPRDRYLNRELSWLDFNARVLALAEDASLPLLERAKFLAIFASNLDEFYMVRVAGLKRRAETGLSVRSADGRSPSEQLEMITARAQELAERHANVFLDEVNPALAEEGIDLIGWADLDDDERRRLSGYFTDQVFPVLTPLAVDPAHPFPYISGLSLNLAVTVKDTDTGGEHFARVKVPDNVDRFVRVRRTAAPSAIAAFLPMEDLIAAHLDLLFPGLTVVETHSFRITRNADFEVDEDRDEDLLQAMERELARRRFGKPVRLEVSDDMTEHMLELLLRELEVDPADVIQVPGLLDLSCLWQVYGVDRPDLKDAPYVPATPPAFGERETPRNVFAALREGDVLVHHPYDSFSTSVQRFIEQAAADPQVLAIKQTLYRTSGDSPIINALIEAAEAGKQVVALVEIKARFDEQANIKWARALEQAGVHVVYGLIGLKTHCKTCLVVRREGSTIRRYCHIGTGNYNPKTARLYEDVGLFTAAPEIGADLTDLFNSLTGYSRKEDYRNLMVAPLGVRAGIIERIEGEIELARQGADARIRLKANAIVDEQIIDALYRASQAGVPVQIVVRGICGLRPGVPGLSENIEVRSILGRFLEHSRVIEFRAQQQTWIGSADMMHRNLDRRVEVMVQVKDPRLVEQLGAVFDSALDPMTRCWVLGPDGTWQASPVEADAGQVRDHQQFLMRLRRPEQP, from the coding sequence ATGATTGAGAACGTGAGCGACACGGAAACCATCAAGCAGCAGTCTCCGCTTTCTCCGCCACCTGCGGCCGCCGTCGCCACGGGCGGTGACCCGGTCGCCCAGCGGTTGCCGCGGGATCGCTATCTCAACCGCGAACTGAGCTGGCTGGACTTCAACGCCCGGGTGCTCGCGCTGGCCGAGGACGCCTCACTGCCGCTGCTCGAACGTGCCAAGTTCCTGGCGATCTTCGCCTCGAATCTCGACGAGTTCTACATGGTTCGCGTCGCCGGCCTCAAACGCCGCGCCGAGACCGGCCTCTCGGTGCGCTCGGCCGACGGCCGCTCTCCCTCCGAACAGCTGGAGATGATCACCGCGCGCGCCCAGGAACTGGCCGAGCGGCACGCCAACGTCTTCCTCGACGAGGTGAATCCCGCGCTGGCCGAGGAGGGCATCGACCTCATCGGCTGGGCCGACCTGGACGACGACGAGCGCCGGCGCCTCTCGGGCTACTTCACCGACCAGGTGTTCCCGGTCCTCACCCCGCTGGCCGTCGACCCCGCGCACCCGTTCCCCTACATCTCGGGCCTGAGCCTGAATCTCGCGGTGACGGTGAAGGACACCGACACCGGCGGCGAGCACTTCGCCCGCGTGAAGGTGCCCGACAACGTCGACCGGTTCGTGCGCGTGCGCCGCACCGCCGCGCCCTCGGCCATCGCCGCGTTCCTGCCGATGGAAGATCTCATCGCCGCCCATCTGGACCTGCTGTTCCCCGGTCTGACGGTGGTGGAGACGCATTCGTTCCGGATCACCCGCAACGCCGACTTCGAGGTCGACGAGGACCGCGACGAAGACCTGCTGCAGGCGATGGAGCGCGAACTGGCCCGCCGCCGCTTCGGCAAGCCGGTGCGCCTCGAGGTCTCCGACGACATGACCGAGCACATGCTGGAGTTGCTACTACGCGAGCTCGAGGTCGACCCCGCCGACGTCATCCAGGTGCCCGGCCTGCTCGACCTGTCCTGCCTGTGGCAGGTCTACGGCGTCGACCGTCCCGATCTCAAGGACGCGCCCTACGTTCCGGCCACGCCGCCCGCCTTCGGTGAGCGCGAGACCCCGCGCAACGTCTTCGCCGCGCTGCGCGAGGGCGATGTGCTGGTGCACCACCCGTACGACTCGTTCTCCACCAGCGTGCAGCGATTCATCGAGCAGGCCGCGGCCGACCCGCAGGTGCTGGCGATCAAGCAGACGCTGTACCGCACCTCCGGCGACTCCCCCATCATCAACGCGCTGATCGAGGCCGCCGAGGCGGGCAAGCAGGTCGTCGCGCTGGTCGAGATCAAGGCCCGCTTCGACGAGCAGGCCAACATCAAGTGGGCGCGCGCGCTGGAACAGGCGGGCGTGCACGTGGTCTACGGCCTGATCGGTCTCAAGACGCACTGCAAGACCTGCCTGGTGGTGCGCCGCGAGGGCTCCACCATCCGCCGCTACTGCCACATCGGCACCGGCAACTACAACCCGAAGACCGCGCGCCTCTACGAGGACGTGGGCCTGTTCACCGCCGCGCCGGAGATCGGCGCCGACCTGACCGACCTGTTCAATTCGCTCACCGGGTACTCCCGCAAGGAGGACTACCGCAACCTGATGGTCGCCCCGCTGGGCGTGCGGGCGGGCATCATCGAGCGGATCGAGGGCGAGATCGAACTGGCCCGCCAGGGCGCGGACGCGCGGATCCGGCTCAAGGCCAACGCGATCGTCGACGAGCAGATCATCGACGCCCTCTACCGCGCGTCCCAGGCCGGCGTCCCGGTCCAGATCGTGGTGCGCGGCATCTGCGGGCTACGTCCCGGCGTGCCGGGGCTGAGCGAGAACATCGAGGTGCGCTCGATCCTGGGCCGGTTCCTCGAACATTCGCGGGTGATCGAGTTCCGCGCGCAGCAGCAGACCTGGATCGGCAGCGCCGACATGATGCACCGCAATCTCGACCGTCGCGTCGAGGTCATGGTGCAGGTGAAGGATCCGCGCCTGGTCGAGCAGCTCGGCGCGGTGTTCGATTCCGCGCTCGACCCGATGACCCGCTGCTGGGTGCTCGGCCCCGACGGCACCTGGCAGGCCAGCCCCGTCGAGGCCGACGCCGGCCAGGTCCGCGACCACCAGCAGTTCCTGATGCGGCTGCGCCGCCCCGAACAGCCGTGA
- a CDS encoding HU family DNA-binding protein: MNKAELIDVLTEKLGTDRRTATAAVENVVDTIVRAVHKGQSVTITGFGVFEQRKRAPRVARNPRTGETVKVKATSVPAFRPGAQFKAVIAGKQKLAASGPAVKRGVNAPVAAKKAAAKKTAAKKTAAKKATPSKGPAKTTARKAATKAPAAKKTTTTAAKKATAAKKTTAAKKVTAAKKAPAKKVTAAKKTTATKATAAKTTAAKKAPAKKTAAKKTATRRAR; encoded by the coding sequence ATGAACAAGGCGGAACTGATCGACGTTCTGACCGAAAAGTTGGGTACGGACAGGCGCACGGCTACTGCGGCCGTCGAGAACGTGGTCGACACCATCGTTCGTGCCGTGCACAAAGGTCAAAGCGTCACCATCACCGGTTTCGGTGTGTTCGAACAGCGCAAGCGTGCCCCCAGGGTTGCCCGTAACCCGCGTACCGGTGAAACCGTGAAGGTGAAGGCGACTTCGGTGCCTGCCTTCCGGCCGGGCGCTCAGTTCAAGGCGGTGATCGCGGGTAAGCAGAAGCTGGCCGCGTCCGGCCCCGCCGTCAAGCGTGGCGTGAACGCCCCGGTGGCGGCGAAGAAGGCGGCAGCGAAGAAGACGGCGGCCAAGAAGACCGCCGCCAAGAAGGCGACGCCGTCGAAGGGTCCGGCCAAGACCACCGCCCGCAAGGCAGCCACCAAGGCACCCGCCGCCAAGAAGACCACGACGACGGCGGCGAAGAAGGCCACCGCCGCCAAGAAGACCACGGCGGCAAAGAAAGTGACCGCGGCCAAGAAGGCGCCCGCGAAGAAGGTGACGGCGGCCAAGAAGACCACCGCCACCAAGGCCACGGCCGCCAAGACCACGGCCGCCAAGAAGGCTCCCGCGAAGAAGACTGCTGCGAAGAAGACAGCCACCCGTCGTGCTCGTTGA
- a CDS encoding NUDIX hydrolase yields the protein MHDPRVRPNIHAAGAVLWRDGGAGPEIAVIHRPKYGDWSLPKGKLDPGETPVVAAVREVGEETGLPCALGRYLGHVTYPIPGHRQLKRVDYWAAEAAAGEFAVNAEVDELRWFPLDRLMDQLSYPMDRQVVRMFARLPARTSTVLLVRHAKAGKRSRFDGPDALRPLEPAGARQAKELTPNLLAFGASEIHSADPLRCIQTVTPLAEQLNVEINCEPMFSEQGYDSAKSSARQRFLSLVTDRGVPVVCSQGGVIPDLTDWLATRSGLTLPPARNRKGSVWALSFVGDRLVAADHMDRSLSTGIVPG from the coding sequence ATGCACGATCCCAGGGTGCGGCCCAATATCCATGCCGCGGGTGCGGTCCTGTGGCGCGACGGCGGCGCCGGGCCGGAGATAGCGGTCATCCACCGGCCGAAATACGGCGACTGGTCGCTGCCCAAGGGCAAGCTCGACCCCGGCGAGACCCCGGTGGTGGCCGCAGTCCGCGAAGTCGGTGAGGAGACCGGCCTGCCGTGCGCCCTGGGGCGCTATCTGGGCCACGTCACGTATCCGATTCCGGGGCATCGTCAGCTCAAACGGGTCGACTACTGGGCGGCGGAGGCCGCGGCGGGCGAATTCGCCGTCAACGCCGAAGTCGACGAGCTGCGCTGGTTCCCGCTCGACCGGCTGATGGATCAGCTGTCGTATCCGATGGACCGTCAGGTCGTCCGGATGTTCGCCCGGCTGCCCGCCCGGACCAGCACGGTACTGCTGGTGCGCCACGCCAAGGCGGGCAAGCGGTCGCGCTTCGACGGGCCCGACGCGTTGCGCCCGCTGGAGCCGGCCGGTGCCCGGCAGGCGAAGGAGCTGACACCGAATCTGCTGGCGTTCGGCGCATCCGAGATCCATTCGGCCGATCCGCTGCGCTGTATCCAAACCGTGACCCCGTTGGCCGAACAGCTGAACGTCGAAATCAATTGTGAGCCAATGTTTTCCGAGCAAGGTTACGATTCAGCGAAAAGCTCCGCCCGGCAACGATTTCTGTCGTTGGTAACAGATCGGGGTGTACCGGTGGTGTGCAGCCAGGGCGGGGTGATTCCCGATCTCACCGACTGGCTGGCCACGCGCAGCGGGCTCACCCTGCCACCCGCGCGCAATCGCAAGGGCAGCGTCTGGGCATTGTCGTTCGTCGGCGACCGATTGGTCGCGGCCGACCATATGGACCGTTCCCTGTCGACGGGAATCGTCCCCGGCTGA
- the leuD gene encoding 3-isopropylmalate dehydratase small subunit has translation MEAFTVHKGIGVPLRRSNVDTDQIIPAVYLKRVTRTGFEDGLFAGWRADPDFILNTEPYRQGSVLVAGPDFGTGSSREHAVWALSDYGFRVVISSRFADIFRGNAGKGGLLAAQMSQNDVEMLWKLIEEQPGLELVVDLTARTVTAGTVVLPFDIDDYTRWRLLEGLDDIGLTLRRADTIGEFEKARPSWKPVTLPEPISQA, from the coding sequence ATGGAAGCCTTCACTGTTCACAAAGGCATCGGGGTTCCGCTGCGCCGGTCCAATGTCGACACCGACCAGATCATCCCGGCCGTTTACCTGAAGCGGGTGACCCGTACGGGTTTCGAGGACGGCTTGTTCGCCGGTTGGCGGGCGGATCCGGACTTCATTCTGAACACCGAGCCGTACCGCCAGGGCAGCGTGCTGGTCGCCGGGCCGGATTTCGGCACCGGATCCTCCCGTGAGCACGCGGTGTGGGCGCTGTCGGACTACGGCTTTCGGGTGGTCATCTCGTCGCGTTTCGCCGACATCTTCCGCGGGAATGCGGGGAAGGGCGGCCTGTTGGCCGCGCAGATGTCACAGAACGATGTCGAAATGCTGTGGAAGCTGATCGAAGAACAGCCCGGCCTCGAATTGGTTGTCGACCTCACCGCACGCACCGTGACGGCGGGAACCGTCGTGTTGCCGTTCGATATTGACGACTACACCCGGTGGCGTCTGCTGGAGGGTTTGGACGACATCGGCCTCACGCTGCGGCGGGCCGACACGATCGGCGAGTTCGAAAAGGCTAGGCCGTCATGGAAACCCGTGACGCTGCCGGAGCCTATTTCGCAAGCGTAA